One window of Desulfarculus baarsii DSM 2075 genomic DNA carries:
- a CDS encoding CpaF family protein encodes MSLRQRLGKGPGGQTPASCQQPEDDARQAAFQELKGRMHYKVIDKVDLAQISQAADGSMDKELEGAIAQVLEGESVQLAPDERARLIIEIKDEVMGLGPLEPLLADESVSEIMCNGYNRVYVERCGRLTKATARFRDDAHLLKIIDKIATKVGRRIDESSPMVDARLADGSRVNAIIPPLALDGPSLTIRKFAKDPLTVADLIRYGSITPELAQVIKGVVTARLNVVISGGTGSGKTTLLNVFSSFIPFGERIVTIEDSAELQLQQEHVVRLETRPPNIEGVGQVTMRDLVRNCLRMRPDRIVVGECRGGEALDMMQAMSTGHDGSLTTIHANSPRDCVSRMETLVSMGGLDISERAIRRQIASAVEVIVQVARLSDGSRKVISFSEITGMEGDMVTMQEIFKFQQSGVDEKGKVIGHFGPTGIRPSFSEKLKSHGVDLDSGLFGGERRLGLGANL; translated from the coding sequence ATGAGTCTGCGCCAACGATTGGGCAAGGGCCCCGGCGGGCAAACGCCCGCTTCTTGCCAACAGCCAGAGGATGACGCCCGACAGGCGGCCTTTCAGGAGCTCAAGGGCCGCATGCACTACAAGGTCATCGACAAGGTCGACCTGGCCCAGATCTCCCAGGCCGCCGATGGCTCGATGGACAAAGAACTGGAAGGAGCCATTGCCCAGGTGCTGGAAGGCGAAAGCGTCCAACTGGCCCCCGACGAGCGCGCGCGCTTGATCATCGAGATCAAGGACGAGGTGATGGGCCTGGGCCCCCTGGAGCCGTTGCTGGCCGATGAAAGCGTCAGCGAGATCATGTGCAACGGCTATAACCGTGTCTATGTCGAGCGCTGCGGCCGGCTGACCAAGGCCACGGCCCGTTTCCGTGATGACGCCCATTTGCTCAAAATCATCGACAAGATAGCCACCAAAGTCGGCCGGCGCATCGACGAATCGTCGCCCATGGTCGACGCCCGCCTGGCCGACGGCAGCCGCGTCAACGCCATCATCCCGCCCCTGGCCCTGGACGGCCCGTCCCTGACCATCCGCAAGTTTGCCAAAGATCCGCTCACCGTGGCCGACCTGATCCGCTATGGCAGCATCACCCCCGAGCTGGCCCAGGTCATCAAGGGCGTGGTCACGGCCCGTTTGAACGTCGTCATCAGCGGCGGCACAGGCTCGGGCAAGACCACGTTGCTCAACGTCTTTTCGTCGTTTATCCCCTTTGGCGAACGCATCGTCACCATCGAGGACTCGGCCGAGTTGCAACTGCAACAGGAGCACGTGGTGCGCCTGGAGACCAGGCCGCCCAACATCGAGGGCGTGGGCCAGGTGACCATGCGCGATCTGGTGCGCAACTGCCTGCGCATGCGGCCCGATCGCATCGTCGTCGGCGAGTGTCGCGGCGGCGAGGCCCTGGACATGATGCAGGCCATGAGCACCGGCCACGACGGCAGCCTGACCACCATCCACGCCAACAGCCCCCGCGACTGCGTCAGCCGCATGGAGACGCTGGTCTCCATGGGCGGACTCGACATCAGCGAACGGGCCATCCGCCGCCAGATCGCCAGCGCCGTGGAGGTCATCGTGCAGGTGGCCCGGCTTTCCGATGGTTCGCGCAAGGTGATCAGCTTCAGCGAGATCACGGGCATGGAGGGCGATATGGTCACGATGCAGGAGATCTTCAAGTTCCAGCAGAGCGGCGTTGACGAAAAAGGCAAGGTCATCGGCCACTTCGGCCCGACAGGCATCCGGCCGTCCTTCAGCGAGAAGCTCAAATCCCACGGCGTGGACCTGGACAGCGGCCTGTTCGGCGGCGAACGGCGTCTGGGATTGGGGGCCAACCTATGA
- a CDS encoding AAA family ATPase encodes MDSAPSRLLALHFDKRMGELIDKLAAGAPFVQLVGNVASVQDLERIAAMARPDVILLEHPPEGDGFAAVVQRIQLLLPLTPLICLAAEKNPDQIMAALRLGLREYLVDERRLGDSFKEAMFRLRAAGQNLGPDAKGRIIGVMGAKGGVGVSHLAINLAWAISQEQGLRVALVDLDLFGGNEAFMLDQEVKRNFSDAAAMQERLDAAAMEGLLHEVAPGLRLLAAPDDPADAEMINAEHVSSVLDVLARGYAVVVVDLGDSLAETTLTALDQAEMALLLLEPSLVGLKSAARVCWLSRRLGHGDGKLRPVVNRHDARRAIAGREIEAVLNRKVLAWLPNEHDVITQAANAGQPALSLRPKAKWCKAVAFLARQLLESPGEKP; translated from the coding sequence GTGGACAGCGCACCTTCGCGGTTGCTGGCGCTGCATTTTGACAAGCGCATGGGCGAGCTGATCGACAAGTTGGCCGCGGGCGCGCCCTTTGTCCAGCTTGTCGGCAACGTGGCGTCGGTGCAGGATCTCGAGCGCATCGCCGCCATGGCCCGGCCCGATGTGATCTTGCTGGAACATCCGCCAGAGGGCGATGGCTTCGCGGCCGTGGTTCAACGCATCCAACTTTTGCTTCCGCTGACGCCGCTGATCTGCCTGGCCGCCGAGAAAAATCCCGACCAGATCATGGCCGCGCTACGCCTGGGCCTGCGCGAATATCTGGTGGATGAGCGCCGGCTGGGCGACTCCTTCAAGGAGGCCATGTTTCGTTTGCGCGCCGCCGGCCAAAACCTGGGCCCCGACGCCAAGGGCCGCATCATCGGCGTGATGGGGGCCAAGGGCGGGGTGGGCGTCAGTCATCTGGCCATCAACCTGGCCTGGGCCATCAGCCAGGAGCAGGGCCTGCGCGTGGCGTTGGTGGATCTGGACCTGTTCGGCGGCAACGAGGCCTTCATGCTCGACCAGGAGGTCAAACGCAATTTCAGCGACGCGGCGGCCATGCAAGAGCGCCTGGACGCGGCGGCCATGGAGGGCCTGTTGCACGAGGTGGCCCCGGGCCTGCGCCTGCTGGCCGCCCCAGACGACCCGGCCGACGCCGAGATGATCAACGCCGAGCACGTGTCGTCGGTTCTGGACGTGCTGGCCCGTGGTTACGCGGTGGTGGTGGTCGACCTTGGCGACAGCCTGGCCGAGACCACGCTGACGGCCCTGGACCAGGCCGAGATGGCGCTTTTGCTGCTGGAGCCTTCGTTGGTGGGCCTCAAGTCGGCGGCGCGCGTGTGCTGGCTGAGCCGCCGCCTGGGTCATGGCGACGGCAAGTTGCGCCCGGTGGTCAACCGCCACGACGCCAGGCGGGCCATCGCCGGCCGCGAGATCGAGGCCGTCTTGAATCGCAAGGTCTTGGCCTGGCTGCCCAACGAACACGACGTCATCACCCAGGCGGCCAACGCCGGCCAGCCGGCCCTCAGTCTGCGGCCCAAGGCCAAGTGGTGCAAGGCCGTTGCGTTCTTGGCCCGCCAACTGCTGGAAAGCCCCGGAGAAAAGCCATGA
- a CDS encoding pilus assembly protein TadG-related protein, protein MGRFWRDDRAAVAVVAALALMAMVALVGAAVDLGVVYAGKAELQNAADAAATAGAAELLSDPDGDGVAQTDYDGARQSAIDFVESNQLLTTPLVWNEEGDLVEAGQWSFDSNDFAQTGPSADPADLDAVRVAISRPVQTFFARAVGLGQVMVGAVSVGYLGCAGDGGQADLPLAINAAVLDGLGPDSDIVLNSENAENGQWTSFDVWPTNTNSIGNFLDNPEQIPRLNIGDSIYMNNGEIANLFGRLETLFNQSKDAAGQWPVLLPVVQWTSPQNQGVLVGFVHFVITEVRGPGGPASESKRIIGYWENDAAMVAPGARSGGACYGARASRAALVE, encoded by the coding sequence TTGGGACGCTTTTGGCGCGACGACCGGGCCGCCGTGGCCGTGGTGGCCGCGTTGGCCTTGATGGCGATGGTTGCGCTGGTGGGCGCGGCGGTGGATCTGGGCGTCGTCTACGCCGGCAAGGCCGAGCTGCAAAACGCCGCCGACGCGGCGGCCACCGCCGGCGCGGCCGAACTGCTCAGCGACCCCGACGGCGACGGCGTGGCCCAGACCGATTACGACGGCGCGCGGCAGTCGGCCATCGACTTTGTCGAATCCAACCAACTGCTGACCACGCCCCTGGTCTGGAACGAAGAGGGCGATCTGGTCGAGGCCGGCCAATGGAGCTTCGATTCGAACGATTTTGCCCAGACCGGCCCCAGCGCCGATCCGGCCGATTTGGACGCCGTGCGGGTCGCCATCAGCCGGCCGGTGCAGACGTTCTTCGCCCGGGCGGTGGGCCTGGGCCAGGTCATGGTCGGCGCGGTGTCGGTGGGCTATCTGGGCTGCGCCGGCGACGGCGGCCAGGCCGATCTGCCGCTGGCCATCAACGCGGCCGTGCTCGACGGCCTGGGCCCGGACAGCGATATCGTCCTCAACAGCGAAAACGCCGAAAACGGTCAGTGGACCTCGTTTGACGTCTGGCCCACCAACACCAACAGCATCGGCAATTTTTTGGATAATCCCGAGCAGATTCCCCGGCTGAACATCGGCGACTCCATCTACATGAATAACGGCGAGATAGCCAATCTTTTCGGCAGGTTGGAGACGCTTTTCAACCAAAGCAAGGACGCCGCCGGCCAGTGGCCGGTCTTGCTGCCGGTGGTGCAATGGACTTCGCCACAAAACCAAGGCGTGCTGGTGGGTTTTGTGCATTTCGTGATCACCGAGGTGCGCGGCCCGGGCGGCCCGGCTTCGGAGTCCAAGCGGATCATCGGTTATTGGGAAAACGACGCGGCCATGGTCGCCCCGGGGGCGCGGAGCGGCGGGGCGTGCTACGGCGCGCGGGCCAGCCGGGCCGCGCTCGTCGAATAG
- a CDS encoding type II and III secretion system protein family protein has translation MSGFCRLAVAALIVAFAVATPASARAEARTGRLEVAAGHSRLVDLPAPLKRVSVADETVADVLVINPRQIYVNGRKPGNTNITVWDRAERVIAAYAVGVGRDYTRLKAAFARVLPGEAIEVHELEGALVLAGSVSSESAREKAESIARLFEKERVSNLLEVVDQKQVLLKLRFAEVNRQAAKRMNVNLGYWDPARPGNIFFTFLDNMTGPPSIDYSKGSIEFDLSANVGAWGGLNDSGRQYMAFLDILKQNGLAKILAEPNLVCVSGKKANFLAGGEFPIPVPGRDYTAIVFKKYGVQLTFLPKVLPNGKISLEVEPEVSELDYSPGVVTDGFVVPGLTTRRASTQLELGDGQGFAIAGLLKQDVTRSVSKWPFLGDLPILGALFRSSQYRNRETELLIVVTPHIVRPGDKTPDPLIGPRDFDDPDDMDFYLWGKTGGDDEPPGRAGAKAERSMEMEGRFGHEVAF, from the coding sequence ATGAGCGGATTTTGCAGATTGGCCGTGGCCGCGCTGATCGTGGCCTTTGCCGTGGCCACCCCCGCGTCGGCCCGGGCGGAGGCCCGGACCGGCCGCCTGGAGGTGGCGGCGGGCCATTCGCGGTTGGTGGACCTGCCCGCGCCGCTCAAGCGCGTCAGCGTGGCCGACGAGACCGTGGCCGACGTCTTGGTGATCAACCCCCGCCAGATCTACGTCAACGGCCGCAAGCCCGGCAACACCAACATCACCGTCTGGGACCGCGCCGAGCGGGTGATCGCCGCCTACGCCGTGGGGGTCGGCCGCGATTACACCCGGCTCAAGGCGGCCTTTGCCCGCGTTTTGCCCGGCGAGGCCATCGAGGTGCACGAGTTGGAGGGCGCGCTGGTCCTGGCCGGTTCGGTCTCCAGCGAGTCGGCGCGTGAAAAGGCCGAAAGCATCGCCAGACTTTTCGAAAAAGAGCGCGTCAGCAATCTGCTGGAGGTGGTCGATCAAAAGCAGGTGCTGCTCAAGCTGCGCTTCGCCGAGGTCAACCGCCAGGCCGCCAAGCGCATGAACGTCAACCTGGGTTATTGGGATCCGGCCCGGCCGGGCAACATCTTTTTCACCTTTTTGGACAACATGACCGGCCCGCCCAGCATCGACTACTCCAAGGGCTCGATAGAATTCGATCTTTCGGCCAATGTCGGCGCCTGGGGCGGGCTCAACGACTCGGGCCGGCAATACATGGCCTTTTTGGACATCCTCAAGCAAAACGGCCTGGCCAAGATTCTGGCCGAGCCAAACCTGGTCTGCGTCTCGGGCAAAAAGGCCAATTTCCTGGCCGGCGGCGAGTTTCCCATCCCCGTGCCGGGCCGCGACTACACGGCCATCGTTTTCAAAAAATATGGTGTGCAGCTTACGTTTTTGCCCAAGGTGCTGCCCAACGGCAAGATCAGCCTGGAGGTGGAGCCCGAGGTCAGCGAGCTTGATTATTCGCCGGGCGTGGTCACTGACGGCTTCGTGGTGCCGGGCCTGACCACGCGGCGGGCCTCGACGCAATTGGAGCTCGGCGACGGCCAGGGCTTCGCCATTGCCGGGCTGCTTAAGCAGGACGTGACCAGGAGCGTGAGCAAGTGGCCGTTCTTGGGCGATCTGCCCATTTTGGGCGCGCTTTTTCGCAGCAGCCAATATCGCAACCGCGAGACGGAGTTGTTGATCGTCGTCACCCCACACATCGTGCGGCCCGGCGACAAGACGCCCGATCCCCTGATCGGCCCTCGCGATTTCGACGACCCCGACGACATGGATTTTTATCTGTGGGGCAAGACCGGCGGCGACGACGAGCCGCCCGGCCGGGCCGGCGCGAAGGCCGAGCGCTCCATGGAGATGGAAGGCAGGTTCGGTCATGAGGTGGCGTTTTAG